One region of Primulina tabacum isolate GXHZ01 chromosome 1, ASM2559414v2, whole genome shotgun sequence genomic DNA includes:
- the LOC142555415 gene encoding uncharacterized protein LOC142555415, whose product MPNMEQTEDGYKGVGVHSQVRKIKQEMEKNNSLELQPPETRPPPALRQERSRSPLGLTKRPSIPVGNC is encoded by the coding sequence ATGCCTAACATGGAACAAACAGAAGATGGATACAAAGGAGTAGGAGTTCATAGCCAAGTTAGAAAAATTAAGCAAGAGATGGAGAAGAACAACAGCTTAGAGTTGCAGCCGCCGGAGACACGTCCACCGCCGGCCCTCCGCCAGGAACGGTCAAGGTCGCCTCTGGGATTGACCAAGAGGCCGTCAATCCCCGTCGGCAACTGTTAG